In Aquimarina sp. TRL1, a single window of DNA contains:
- a CDS encoding RagB/SusD family nutrient uptake outer membrane protein, with translation MKYILKNTIKYIAVGAFAITVTSCTIDEVVDPNGPSVEGVLSNASKTQLNEIAVGVESTSRNGMGVEVTASGTMAREFYVFDADPRNTGDLLGKNGISLDNNSFYSTSQWTGSYNCIKNANLLIDAIANTTAVNDQEKAGYLGFAKTMIAYELIQLVKSYGKARVDVSDPNNLGAILEEAAVLTEVRSLLDEAKTNLEGAGDAFEFSLSHSYNTPEKFIEFNRAIAAIAAVYSGDGNAALTALNDSFFNLSGDLKEGPRFSFGLGGGDRANPVFKVPSESAEKPNNGDQIIVHDSWITEAEAGDTRVTEKTAVRPDPTTQDDLSGTHETRLYASNVAPIDIVRNEELILVYAEANILANDLGEAETALNVIRNAAGLPDYSGAQTADALTTEMLNQRRYSLWCENHRMYDLRRYDLSDTLPIDRTGDQIFNVFPVPLSENN, from the coding sequence ATGAAATATATTCTAAAAAATACAATAAAATACATAGCAGTAGGAGCTTTTGCTATAACAGTCACCTCATGTACTATTGATGAGGTGGTAGATCCTAATGGACCTAGTGTAGAAGGAGTGTTGAGTAATGCTTCTAAAACACAGCTAAATGAAATTGCCGTAGGAGTGGAGTCGACTTCCAGAAACGGAATGGGAGTTGAAGTAACCGCAAGTGGAACTATGGCAAGAGAGTTTTATGTGTTTGATGCAGACCCCAGAAATACAGGAGATTTATTAGGTAAAAATGGAATAAGTCTGGATAATAACTCTTTTTACAGTACTTCTCAGTGGACTGGAAGTTACAATTGTATTAAAAATGCAAACTTGCTGATCGATGCTATAGCCAATACCACAGCAGTAAATGATCAGGAAAAAGCAGGATACCTGGGATTTGCCAAGACGATGATAGCGTATGAATTAATTCAGTTGGTTAAGTCTTATGGAAAGGCAAGAGTAGATGTTTCTGACCCCAATAACCTGGGAGCGATACTGGAAGAAGCTGCGGTTCTTACAGAAGTAAGATCGTTGCTTGATGAGGCAAAAACAAATTTGGAAGGAGCAGGAGATGCTTTTGAATTTTCGTTAAGTCATAGTTATAATACACCAGAAAAATTCATCGAATTTAACCGTGCAATAGCAGCTATTGCAGCAGTATATTCCGGAGATGGGAATGCTGCTCTGACAGCACTAAATGATTCCTTTTTTAATTTGAGTGGAGATCTTAAGGAAGGACCAAGATTTAGTTTTGGTCTTGGAGGGGGAGATCGTGCTAATCCGGTATTCAAAGTGCCATCAGAATCGGCAGAAAAACCTAATAACGGGGACCAGATTATTGTACATGATAGTTGGATTACCGAAGCAGAAGCAGGAGATACGAGAGTAACCGAAAAAACGGCCGTACGACCAGATCCAACAACACAGGATGATCTTAGTGGAACCCATGAAACCAGATTGTATGCATCTAATGTGGCACCAATTGATATCGTAAGAAATGAAGAATTGATATTGGTTTATGCAGAAGCAAATATTTTAGCCAATGATCTGGGAGAAGCAGAAACAGCTCTTAATGTAATTAGAAATGCGGCTGGACTTCCTGATTATAGTGGAGCACAGACAGCAGATGCCTTAACAACAGAAATGCTGAATCAGCGTAGGTATTCATTGTGGTGTGAGAATCACAGAATGTATGATCTGAGACGTTATGACTTGTCTGATACGTTACCTATTGATAGAACAGGAGATCAGATATTTAATGTGTTTCCGGTACCATTATCAGAAAACAACTAA
- a CDS encoding CBS domain-containing protein: MKKRTPISKIMTTDVITLNHTHGLETAEKLFKEHNIRHIPVVSGDAIIGMLSYTDLLRISFADAVNVETNEVDTVVYEMFTIEQVMAKNLVSVSSTTTIKEVAEILSMREFHALPVIDHGKLVGIVTTTDLINFLLEQF, translated from the coding sequence ATGAAAAAAAGAACACCAATATCCAAGATTATGACTACTGATGTCATCACCCTTAATCACACCCATGGTTTAGAAACGGCTGAGAAGCTCTTTAAGGAACATAACATACGTCATATTCCCGTGGTGAGCGGAGATGCTATTATAGGAATGCTAAGTTATACAGATTTGTTGCGTATCAGTTTCGCAGATGCCGTTAATGTAGAAACCAATGAAGTAGACACTGTAGTATATGAAATGTTTACAATTGAGCAGGTTATGGCAAAAAACCTGGTTAGCGTTAGTTCTACAACTACGATCAAGGAGGTTGCCGAGATTTTATCAATGAGAGAGTTTCACGCATTGCCGGTAATTGATCATGGCAAACTGGTAGGGATTGTCACTACTACAGATCTAATCAATTTTTTACTAGAACAATTTTAG
- a CDS encoding DUF6443 domain-containing protein, with amino-acid sequence MKNNILLWLLLIAIHITAQEIPPTVTIHNKTINSSTPEAERNLQASQAIVLKPTTWIQAGTSFSAKIILPTFYPLSDQNYVWVRTPQKPYTTLPDVLDIKNIQEQVQYFDGLGRPIQQIGIGQSPSHKDIVTHITYDGYGRQSKQYLPFVSSTATGAYKTVNVATDIDAYYKSNYPQDFTDTSVNAYSESVFEPSPLNRVIKQAAPGTAWKANSEISAMAADHTIKTDWTTNQADIPLFEVTFTAGDTEKPVLRKNGNYAPNQLLVTIIKDENWTRADGDNHTSREYKNKQGQMVLKRTYTASEAHDTYYVYDRFGNLSFVLPPKVVVSDGVSATELAELCYQYTYDYRNRLITKKIPGKGWEYIVYDNLDRPVLTQDSLLRAANRWLFTKYDALGRVAYTGSYTAPQDQTVTQLRTLFKDKTATQNYERKTSHVSINQENYYSNDNFPTTGLELLTIQYYDTYQGFTNTHLVTAYGVESTTKTKSLATASKVKVLDTDAWITTITYYDDKARPIYVKTVNPYLNTTDIMEYELDFTGKVLRLKTTHTKGNNTPIVTTDVFTYDHMGRLLTQQQSIGTYTETIASNTYDELGQLIAKKVGNELQTVDYSYNVRGWLTGINDVNNLGSDLFAFGINYNRVTENASKADELYNGNISETLWKTASDNTKRSYSYQYDGLNRITAGYANIGSYNLLGVTYDKNGNIQTLTRNGHTNATATAFGAMDKLVYSYNEGNKLLKVTDSGNKTFGFTDGTNTEDDYTYDANGNMTRDGNKGITEIQYNYLNLPKQIMLAGRGNINYIYDATGTKLRKTVTEGSSLTTTDYAGNYVYKNGNLEFFNHPEGYVEPDTNGYTYVYQYKDHLGNIRLSYADTNNNGSISTSEIKQEKHYYPFGLEHKGYNNTIVGREHPYGYNGKEENDELGLEWLDFGARNYDASIGRWMNIDPLAEAMRRHSPYNFAFDNPIYFIDPDGMMPHGPDDVITNISNVRGDKNFVVRDVNITVTLTVLNNSGVDLSKTMFSESSGSVSLDSFKGLAQKHNSALGVTNQDVIKDFTIEYNVVNSIDDIGENDHVLIIANDIPQGDREDKIDPAGIAQDGGRISAIESSTIESNNFDEIVGHELGHNLGLEDNSGGIMNWGKTNGKTNSKQRGQVVDGQVTPRAGEGTYKDSESSVLYNESIQSQVRKFIRNNEIDY; translated from the coding sequence ATGAAAAATAATATCCTATTATGGCTACTGCTAATAGCAATCCATATAACAGCTCAGGAAATACCACCAACAGTAACGATACACAATAAAACGATTAACAGTAGTACTCCAGAGGCAGAAAGAAACCTTCAAGCTTCTCAAGCTATTGTTCTGAAACCAACTACTTGGATACAAGCAGGAACATCATTTTCTGCTAAAATTATTCTTCCTACCTTTTATCCACTTAGTGATCAGAATTATGTTTGGGTGCGAACACCACAGAAACCATATACTACTTTACCAGATGTTCTGGATATAAAGAACATACAAGAACAGGTACAGTATTTTGATGGTTTAGGGCGTCCGATTCAGCAAATCGGGATCGGGCAATCTCCCAGTCATAAGGATATTGTAACACATATTACCTATGACGGCTATGGAAGACAGAGCAAACAGTATTTACCCTTTGTATCCTCTACTGCTACCGGAGCCTATAAAACGGTGAATGTGGCTACAGATATTGATGCATATTATAAAAGTAACTACCCGCAGGATTTTACAGATACTAGTGTCAATGCCTATTCAGAAAGTGTTTTTGAACCCTCTCCTTTAAACCGGGTGATCAAACAGGCGGCTCCGGGAACAGCCTGGAAAGCTAACAGTGAAATCAGTGCCATGGCAGCTGATCATACCATCAAAACTGACTGGACAACAAATCAGGCAGATATTCCGCTGTTTGAAGTTACATTTACAGCGGGTGATACTGAAAAACCAGTACTTCGTAAAAATGGAAACTATGCTCCCAATCAATTGCTGGTTACCATTATCAAAGATGAAAACTGGACGAGAGCTGATGGAGATAACCATACCTCCAGAGAATATAAAAACAAGCAGGGACAGATGGTTCTAAAAAGAACCTATACTGCATCAGAAGCGCATGATACTTATTATGTATATGATAGATTTGGTAATTTAAGTTTTGTACTACCTCCCAAGGTAGTTGTTAGTGACGGGGTGTCTGCTACAGAGCTTGCAGAACTATGTTATCAATATACCTACGATTATCGCAACCGGCTGATTACAAAGAAAATTCCCGGAAAAGGATGGGAGTATATTGTCTATGACAATTTGGACCGACCGGTACTGACACAGGACAGTTTGCTCAGAGCGGCGAATAGATGGTTGTTTACCAAATACGATGCACTGGGGCGAGTAGCGTATACCGGTAGCTATACTGCCCCACAGGATCAGACAGTAACACAGTTACGTACGCTCTTTAAAGATAAAACAGCAACGCAAAACTACGAGCGAAAAACATCCCATGTCAGTATCAATCAGGAAAACTATTATTCCAATGACAATTTTCCTACTACTGGACTGGAACTGTTGACCATTCAGTATTACGATACCTATCAGGGATTCACTAATACCCACTTAGTAACGGCTTATGGAGTAGAGAGTACGACAAAAACAAAATCCTTAGCCACAGCCAGTAAGGTAAAAGTACTGGATACAGACGCCTGGATTACCACCATTACGTACTATGATGATAAAGCCAGACCTATCTATGTCAAAACGGTAAACCCATATCTGAATACCACTGATATTATGGAGTATGAATTGGATTTTACAGGCAAGGTACTGCGTCTGAAAACTACACATACCAAAGGGAATAATACACCCATTGTAACAACGGATGTCTTTACCTATGATCATATGGGACGTTTGCTTACCCAACAACAAAGCATTGGAACATATACAGAAACCATTGCCAGTAATACCTATGATGAGTTAGGGCAACTCATCGCTAAAAAGGTAGGGAACGAATTACAAACGGTAGATTACAGCTATAATGTACGGGGGTGGCTTACCGGGATCAATGATGTCAACAATCTGGGATCAGATCTGTTTGCCTTTGGTATTAATTATAACAGGGTGACCGAAAATGCTTCCAAAGCTGATGAGTTATACAATGGAAATATCAGCGAGACGCTCTGGAAAACTGCCAGTGACAACACCAAACGCTCTTATTCCTATCAGTATGATGGTTTAAACCGGATCACTGCCGGATATGCCAATATAGGAAGTTATAACCTCTTAGGGGTCACCTATGATAAAAATGGGAATATCCAGACCCTTACCAGAAACGGGCATACCAATGCTACTGCCACTGCCTTTGGAGCAATGGATAAATTAGTGTATTCCTATAATGAAGGAAACAAATTACTAAAGGTAACGGATAGCGGAAATAAAACTTTTGGGTTTACAGATGGGACCAATACAGAGGATGACTATACCTATGACGCCAATGGGAATATGACCAGAGATGGCAATAAAGGAATTACAGAGATTCAATATAATTACTTAAACTTACCTAAACAGATAATGCTGGCAGGAAGAGGAAATATTAATTATATTTACGATGCCACTGGTACCAAACTAAGAAAGACGGTAACAGAGGGAAGTTCTTTAACAACGACAGATTATGCAGGGAATTATGTTTATAAAAATGGTAACCTGGAATTCTTTAACCATCCTGAGGGCTATGTAGAACCTGATACAAATGGATATACTTATGTATACCAGTACAAAGATCATTTAGGAAATATCAGATTATCCTATGCAGATACCAATAACAATGGGAGTATCTCAACTTCTGAAATTAAACAGGAAAAACATTATTATCCCTTTGGGCTCGAACACAAAGGGTACAATAATACCATTGTTGGTAGAGAGCATCCGTATGGTTATAACGGTAAAGAAGAAAATGACGAACTTGGCTTAGAATGGTTAGACTTCGGAGCAAGAAATTATGATGCTAGTATAGGACGTTGGATGAATATAGATCCTCTTGCAGAAGCTATGCGTAGGCACTCACCCTATAACTTTGCTTTTGATAATCCTATATACTTTATTGATCCTGATGGGATGATGCCACATGGACCAGATGATGTAATTACAAATATATCTAATGTCAGAGGAGATAAAAACTTTGTCGTTAGAGATGTCAATATAACTGTAACATTAACAGTGCTCAATAATTCAGGAGTTGATTTATCAAAAACTATGTTTTCTGAATCTTCTGGATCAGTTTCTTTAGATAGTTTTAAAGGTTTAGCACAAAAACATAATAGTGCTTTAGGTGTTACAAATCAAGATGTAATAAAAGATTTTACAATAGAATATAATGTAGTGAACTCTATTGATGACATTGGAGAAAATGATCATGTATTAATAATAGCAAACGACATTCCGCAAGGAGATAGAGAAGATAAAATTGATCCTGCAGGTATAGCACAAGATGGAGGTCGAATTAGTGCAATTGAATCAAGTACGATAGAGAGTAATAATTTTGATGAAATTGTTGGACACGAACTAGGCCATAATTTAGGATTGGAAGACAATAGCGGAGGAATTATGAATTGGGGTAAGACTAATGGAAAAACAAATTCCAAGCAAAGAGGACAAGTTGTAGACGGTCAAGTAACTCCTAGAGCTGGAGAAGGAACCTATAAAGACTCTGAAAGTAGTGTACTCTATAATGAATCCATTCAAAGTCAAGTAAGAAAATTTATAAGAAACAACGAAATAGACTATTAA
- a CDS encoding RHS repeat protein, translating into MKQFHILIIFFCITTVQFFGQEFPSYINNSPNASNLGKYGVFPVNLNTGIPNISIPIYTIKQGDLSLPINISYHASGIRVNDLASMVGLGWSLNAGGAIVRHVKGIPDEKAVKTIPDGEYLNLEFNKTNFNTLGDIFYKREDSSPDIYTYNFNGIIGNFTILNGQIHDQSLNPIKIERRFYNFEPYFIITTEDGTVYRFGVDLNNNSAYERTTIIPRECNDCGPVKNAITSWFLTEIVSKNKKDTINFKYKENLLDKGYEVSGSTVQVRTLEGNAAMKAAVCGWQTMNYSWIPGQYTGSPYEVINYSDRNKIEEKIISEISFTNGKVIFNTTLDREDIQSLKLNNIKVLNSNNKEILFSKFKYQYFERGEGRYPTSPHSYEPIGAWKSLKLTGLSLTNSNDSSISKNYFFDYNSTKMPPRTSYKQDKWGYANKNPENSYVEKQVVDIYTGITDETNFYEVGKANRSSNEEAMKAAILEKITYPTGGYTLFDYEANKIEHESKKIVTTKDKSYSVTGKGASYCTEHESTNFLSIPEDGFVSIRVSMSPPIRADGAAIITIKNSLGTILKTYKRPPQSEGPKGLEKAERIYLKKGTYEIYLREYGEGSVGASECPTSYIRISWDETSIDHTKWLEDVGGLRIKSIKNFSSESNNTPMTSKHYLYTPGRLKVPLENKYFKKYNLNLNVSYQGSEGNLFQNIKTSQVLSVSSSPLYEISNANSNPVEYTKVTEFQTNNNGQKNGKIEYIYDSTPIVKYETLKPFMKMDDPSSVNPIILSWFSKFDQNNKDYFYLKSWAGGQLKSKYTYQGSKIVHSIENTYEIPYDNKINYLRVANAVSPPFSAAACSSGESITASNSFMYYYAAGFHSIGKKLLTSSKETIYDTNGVNPVVTEKTFRYNHPNYFLTDYIVKNSLNQTATTKTYYPNVRNELSDLSTTDKNIYQKLEQLHCIGTPIQTETYIGNTLLHTQRNLYKQGSNPNTYFLKSVQASKGIITTTNPLSDRIIYHQYDTHGNPIEISKKDGTHIVYIWGYNNQYPVAKIENTTYNDIQNYVTAIKTASNEDSDRTIGTIGKEGALRLSLQTLRTVLPNAQVTSYTYDPLIGVTSMTDPRGYTIYYEYDVFNRLKQTKDQEGNILSENQYHYKGQQ; encoded by the coding sequence ATGAAACAGTTTCATATATTAATAATCTTTTTCTGTATTACAACTGTCCAATTTTTTGGACAAGAATTTCCGTCATACATCAACAACTCTCCAAACGCTTCTAACTTAGGAAAATACGGCGTATTTCCTGTAAATTTAAATACGGGTATTCCTAATATATCAATTCCTATATATACAATTAAACAAGGAGATTTGTCACTACCCATTAATATCAGTTATCATGCATCTGGAATACGTGTTAACGATTTAGCTTCTATGGTAGGTCTTGGCTGGTCTCTTAATGCTGGTGGAGCTATTGTTAGACATGTAAAAGGAATCCCTGATGAAAAAGCAGTAAAAACTATCCCAGATGGAGAATACTTAAACTTAGAATTCAACAAAACTAATTTTAACACATTAGGAGATATATTCTATAAAAGAGAAGATAGTTCTCCAGATATTTACACTTATAACTTTAATGGAATTATTGGTAATTTCACGATCCTTAACGGTCAGATACATGATCAATCATTAAATCCTATTAAAATAGAAAGAAGGTTTTATAATTTTGAGCCTTATTTTATCATTACTACCGAAGATGGTACTGTGTACAGGTTTGGTGTTGATCTTAATAATAATAGTGCATATGAAAGAACAACCATCATTCCTAGAGAATGTAATGACTGTGGTCCAGTTAAAAATGCTATTACTTCTTGGTTTTTAACTGAAATTGTTTCTAAAAATAAAAAAGACACTATTAATTTCAAGTACAAAGAAAACCTATTAGACAAAGGTTATGAAGTCTCTGGCTCCACTGTTCAGGTAAGAACCTTAGAAGGAAATGCAGCAATGAAAGCTGCAGTGTGCGGATGGCAAACCATGAACTATTCTTGGATCCCTGGTCAATATACTGGTTCTCCCTATGAAGTTATTAATTATAGCGACAGGAATAAAATAGAAGAGAAGATAATTTCGGAAATATCTTTTACAAATGGAAAAGTAATTTTTAATACCACCCTTGACAGAGAAGATATACAGTCATTAAAACTCAATAATATAAAGGTTCTAAATAGCAATAACAAAGAAATACTCTTCTCTAAATTTAAATATCAATATTTTGAAAGAGGAGAAGGTAGATACCCAACAAGTCCTCATTCCTACGAACCTATTGGGGCTTGGAAATCTTTAAAACTTACAGGATTAAGCTTAACTAATAGTAATGATAGTTCTATATCTAAAAACTATTTCTTTGACTATAATTCAACTAAAATGCCCCCCAGGACTTCTTATAAACAAGATAAATGGGGGTATGCTAATAAAAATCCAGAAAATAGTTATGTAGAAAAGCAAGTAGTTGATATTTATACTGGAATTACAGATGAAACAAACTTTTATGAAGTTGGTAAAGCAAACAGATCTTCTAATGAAGAAGCAATGAAAGCCGCTATATTAGAAAAAATAACTTACCCAACAGGAGGGTATACTCTATTTGATTATGAAGCCAATAAAATAGAACATGAATCAAAAAAAATAGTTACAACTAAGGATAAATCTTATAGTGTTACAGGGAAAGGGGCTTCCTACTGTACAGAACATGAATCAACAAATTTTCTTTCTATTCCTGAAGATGGATTTGTTTCCATTCGTGTTTCAATGTCTCCTCCTATAAGAGCCGATGGAGCAGCAATTATTACAATTAAAAACTCATTAGGAACTATTCTCAAAACTTATAAAAGACCCCCTCAGAGTGAGGGACCAAAGGGGCTAGAAAAGGCAGAAAGAATATACTTAAAAAAAGGAACATATGAAATTTACCTTAGAGAATATGGAGAAGGAAGTGTTGGAGCCTCTGAATGCCCCACATCATATATACGAATATCATGGGATGAGACATCTATTGACCACACAAAATGGCTAGAAGATGTGGGAGGATTACGAATCAAGTCTATAAAGAACTTTTCTTCGGAATCTAATAATACTCCTATGACTAGTAAACATTATTTATATACACCAGGGAGACTAAAAGTTCCATTAGAGAATAAATACTTCAAGAAGTATAATTTAAACTTAAATGTTAGCTATCAAGGAAGCGAAGGTAACTTATTTCAGAATATAAAGACGAGTCAAGTACTAAGCGTTTCCTCTTCTCCTTTATATGAGATATCTAATGCGAACAGTAATCCTGTAGAATATACTAAAGTTACTGAATTTCAAACAAACAACAACGGTCAGAAAAATGGTAAGATAGAATACATATACGATTCGACTCCTATTGTAAAATATGAAACTCTAAAACCTTTTATGAAAATGGATGACCCTAGCTCTGTTAATCCAATAATTCTTTCTTGGTTTTCTAAATTCGATCAAAATAACAAAGATTATTTCTATCTTAAATCATGGGCTGGTGGGCAGCTAAAAAGCAAGTACACATATCAAGGCTCTAAAATTGTCCATTCAATTGAAAACACTTATGAAATTCCATATGACAACAAAATAAATTATTTAAGAGTAGCCAATGCGGTCTCTCCTCCTTTTTCAGCTGCAGCGTGTTCCAGTGGAGAGAGTATAACTGCATCGAATAGTTTTATGTATTATTATGCAGCAGGTTTTCATTCCATAGGCAAAAAACTACTAACCTCAAGTAAAGAGACAATTTATGATACAAATGGAGTAAATCCTGTCGTTACAGAAAAAACATTTAGATATAATCATCCGAATTACTTTCTTACTGATTATATTGTAAAGAATAGCCTTAATCAAACAGCTACCACAAAAACGTATTACCCTAATGTCCGTAATGAACTCTCTGACCTGAGTACCACTGATAAAAACATCTATCAGAAACTGGAACAATTACATTGTATTGGAACCCCAATTCAAACGGAAACTTATATTGGTAATACCTTACTACACACGCAGAGAAATTTATATAAGCAAGGTAGCAATCCCAATACTTATTTCCTAAAAAGTGTACAAGCCTCCAAAGGAATCATCACTACAACGAATCCTCTATCAGATCGTATCATATATCATCAATATGATACTCATGGAAACCCGATTGAGATTTCAAAAAAAGACGGGACTCATATTGTTTATATCTGGGGATATAATAATCAATACCCAGTTGCTAAAATAGAGAACACCACCTATAATGACATACAGAATTATGTTACAGCTATTAAGACCGCATCGAATGAAGATTCTGATCGCACCATTGGAACTATCGGAAAAGAAGGAGCACTTAGACTATCTTTACAGACCTTAAGAACCGTATTACCTAATGCGCAGGTTACTTCCTATACTTATGATCCGCTTATAGGGGTAACGAGCATGACAGATCCTCGAGGATACACAATCTATTATGAGTATGATGTTTTTAACAGGTTAAAACAGACTAAGGATCAAGAAGGGAATATTCTATCAGAGAATCAATATCATTATAAGGGACAACAGTAA
- a CDS encoding type VI secretion system Vgr family protein, with the protein MATLTTTKIAIAGRLITSYKELRIHQTLGAHHQVILSCRADVLEQFSDELIGVSKDFLGEVITISVVSQQNFSEYKELLFKGVITKVQAIKRPHVSGNLIEIVAMSSSILAEDGAHTTSYLDLGVAEILDVTYRGYDTGKLETSFRPRTSDTIHYSVQKGESNFAYTARLAATTNNWFYYDGVKLVFGLPSEEETNLVYGQGLSHFAISLEPLPNSFNCHTYDYLTGEYYQKNTKDVSTPPSGYHSLTTNKAHQLYAKTGNQYLHPYTDSQLQHRFERQVENHAHAIAARQVIASGVSDNPGVQLGTIINVSGYGRFRIISVTHGNIEGGEYKNNFEAIASDIDVYPLMNMFHTPVSTIEMGEVIDNVDPEGLSRVKVRFPFQEEGGTTTPWIPVVTPYAGADKGFHFIPEIGETVVCHFENNHAERPYVTGSIYHGQAQPVSYQSDANNIKAIKTRSGHSIELNDTQGGEMITITDKNSNIIRIDTATNNIEIAALENMTLTAKNIAIRAEENINMVAGKDFANSVAENYNVMTKNSTFIVEETAITDSKKQENVSDEIVLSSNKENLTLASGKTVDVQSKEKVKLF; encoded by the coding sequence ATGGCTACACTTACTACTACAAAGATCGCTATTGCAGGTCGGCTCATTACCTCTTATAAAGAACTAAGGATTCATCAAACATTAGGAGCACATCATCAGGTAATACTTTCATGTCGGGCAGATGTTTTGGAACAATTTTCAGATGAACTCATAGGAGTAAGTAAAGATTTTCTGGGAGAGGTGATTACGATCAGTGTTGTCTCACAACAGAACTTTAGCGAATATAAAGAGTTACTCTTTAAAGGGGTGATTACCAAAGTGCAGGCAATTAAAAGACCACATGTATCGGGGAACCTAATAGAGATTGTAGCAATGAGTAGTTCAATACTGGCAGAAGATGGAGCACATACTACTTCTTATTTAGATTTGGGAGTGGCAGAAATTCTCGATGTTACGTATCGAGGATATGATACCGGGAAATTAGAAACTTCATTTCGTCCCAGAACATCTGATACGATTCATTATAGTGTGCAGAAAGGAGAAAGTAATTTTGCTTATACCGCCCGGTTAGCAGCTACAACTAATAATTGGTTTTATTACGATGGAGTGAAGCTTGTATTTGGTCTCCCGTCTGAGGAAGAAACGAACCTTGTTTATGGACAAGGGTTATCGCATTTTGCGATTAGTTTAGAGCCTTTACCGAATTCGTTTAATTGTCATACATACGATTATCTGACAGGTGAATACTATCAAAAAAATACCAAGGATGTCAGTACACCTCCATCAGGGTATCATTCGCTTACTACAAATAAAGCGCATCAGTTATATGCAAAGACCGGAAATCAATACCTTCATCCATATACGGACTCACAATTACAACATCGATTCGAAAGACAGGTGGAAAATCATGCACATGCTATTGCTGCCAGGCAGGTAATTGCCAGTGGAGTAAGTGATAATCCAGGAGTGCAATTGGGAACCATTATCAATGTGTCGGGCTATGGTCGTTTTCGGATTATTAGTGTGACTCATGGAAATATTGAAGGGGGAGAATATAAAAATAATTTTGAAGCTATTGCTTCAGATATAGATGTTTATCCGTTGATGAATATGTTTCATACGCCTGTTAGTACTATTGAAATGGGAGAGGTTATTGATAATGTAGACCCTGAAGGGTTGAGTCGTGTAAAAGTTCGTTTTCCATTTCAGGAAGAAGGAGGAACTACAACACCATGGATTCCGGTTGTGACTCCTTATGCAGGGGCAGATAAGGGGTTTCATTTTATCCCGGAAATTGGAGAAACGGTTGTTTGTCATTTCGAAAATAATCATGCAGAACGCCCCTATGTAACAGGAAGTATTTATCATGGGCAAGCACAACCGGTTAGTTATCAGAGTGATGCTAATAATATTAAAGCAATCAAAACCAGAAGTGGACACTCTATAGAGCTCAACGATACGCAAGGAGGAGAAATGATTACTATTACGGATAAAAACAGCAATATCATTCGTATTGATACTGCTACGAATAATATTGAAATAGCAGCTTTGGAAAATATGACATTGACAGCTAAGAATATTGCAATCAGGGCAGAAGAAAATATCAATATGGTAGCTGGAAAAGACTTTGCTAATAGTGTAGCCGAAAACTACAATGTAATGACCAAAAACAGCACCTTTATTGTAGAGGAAACAGCTATTACAGATTCTAAAAAGCAAGAAAATGTATCGGATGAGATTGTATTAAGTAGCAATAAAGAAAATCTGACGTTGGCTTCTGGAAAAACCGTAGATGTACAGAGTAAGGAAAAAGTAAAACTGTTTTAA
- a CDS encoding DUF4280 domain-containing protein, with protein sequence MSQKYAVVQGAICECQFGDFPDKLKILSHQKYYANDAEGSEKLIATSMELGGSTFEKNTFGQCKLQPTGSSFKPCQIVVTQWDGFYENVELSNGGKTLLEDSKAICPIAGSPCISILHHGQSMEVSASSTDNTNPDTHNQMNPLTDVNALGNQSSNVKEIIVS encoded by the coding sequence ATGAGCCAGAAATATGCAGTAGTACAAGGAGCTATATGTGAGTGTCAATTTGGAGATTTTCCGGATAAGTTAAAGATTCTTTCTCATCAAAAATATTATGCGAATGATGCAGAAGGATCAGAAAAATTAATAGCTACATCTATGGAGCTGGGCGGGAGTACCTTTGAAAAAAACACCTTCGGACAATGCAAGTTACAACCCACAGGAAGTAGTTTTAAACCATGTCAGATTGTCGTCACTCAATGGGATGGTTTTTATGAAAATGTAGAACTAAGTAATGGAGGGAAAACGCTATTGGAAGATAGTAAAGCTATTTGCCCTATTGCAGGAAGCCCTTGTATTAGTATCCTTCATCATGGGCAAAGCATGGAAGTGAGTGCTTCTAGTACGGACAATACAAATCCGGATACCCATAATCAAATGAACCCATTAACTGATGTGAATGCGTTAGGGAATCAGTCATCAAATGTTAAAGAAATTATTGTTAGTTAA